A single genomic interval of Megalobrama amblycephala isolate DHTTF-2021 linkage group LG15, ASM1881202v1, whole genome shotgun sequence harbors:
- the LOC125246745 gene encoding uncharacterized protein LOC125246745 — protein sequence MHTVHLLCLAALSICTLITSHPIQKETIQTDLTSENQRAMEAKISSYFLMIQFGNRMRKAIHQQSKGEILLKKRSKDCFSVLDVKNNNIMCLDATKKPYISADVINKDCFITIPRKNSYQSTRRSDAMIKLFGAQSHTEAYIAELPLSLQSNNHKTHLRQRRSQHIDPSDPLGFENPKSRTTNYRRPNPERERERSSNVSKETITSYDDPLHVLLSKSPVSPNLQKEKKHKQVAPSDPF from the exons ATGCACACGGTCCATCTTCTCTGTTTGGCAGCTCTAAGCATCTGCACACTAATAACTTCTCATCCTATACAAAAGGAAACAATCCAAACAGATTTAACAAGTGAAAATCAGAGAGCTATGGAGGCCAAGATCAGCAGCTATTTCCTGATGATTCAATTTGGTAATAGGATGAGGAAAGCCATTCATCAACAGTCAAAAG gagaaattttactgaagaaaagAAGCAAGGACTGCTTTTCAGTACTtgatgttaaaaataataatataatgtgctTGGATGCAACCAAAAAGCCATATATTTCA GCTGATGTCATTAATAAGGACTGCTTTATAACAATTCCAAGAAAGAATTCCTATCAATCTACACGCAGGAGTGATGCAATGATCAAGCTTTTTGGAGCTCAAAGCCACACTGAGGCTTACATTGCAGAATTACCTCTTTCTCTGCAATCAAACAACCATAAAACACATCTCAGGCAGAGAAGAAGCCAACATATTGACCCATCTGATCCTTTGGGATTCGAGAATCCCAAGTCAAGGACCACCAATTATCGAAGACCAAATCCAGAGCGAGAGCGTGAGCGCAGCAGTAATGTTTCTAAAGAGACCATCACTTCTTATGATGACCCTCTACACGTACTGCTCTCCAAGAGCCCAGTCAGTCCAAATTTACAAAAGGAAAAGAAACACAAGCAAGTTGCACCATCTGATCCGTTCTGA